Part of the Bacteroidota bacterium genome, TTTTTTCATTTTGGTTCCGGTAATAGTCTGATCGCCTGTTGCACTAAATGTTGTTACCTCAACAAATGAATAAACTTCTTTGAGTTTTGTTTTTGCCTCATCATAATACGATTTACTGGTTTCGTCTGAAATGTGCTGGGCAAATCCTACGCTTGAAAGAAATACCATTCCTACTAAAACTAAAAGTAACTTTTTCATGTGTTCTTTTTTCATTATTGGGTTGCAAATTGATTGCCAATATAAAATTCTTTCTTCATTCATACAAGGAATAATCCGTATTCCCTTTGTATTTATGAAATTTTACTCCAATTAAATTTTTGCTGTGCCTGTTCTTTGAGAAATAATTTTAATCCTTGATTTTCAGGATCAATCAATTCGGGATCATTCTCAATAATATGGGAAGCTGCCACACGAGCCGCATTAAGAATTTTGTGATCTGTTGCCAGATTAGCAATCCGAAAGTTCATCAAGCCGCTTTGCTGAGTACCTGCTAAATCGCCAGGCCCACGAATATTCAAATCTACTTCAGCTATTTTAAAGCCATCATTGGTTCTAACCATGGTTTCCAGGCGAGTTCGTGCATCAGTTGTTAATTTATTTCCAGTCATTAAAATACAATAGGATTGATCTCCCCCTCGTCCAACCCGTCCACGCAACTGATGCAATTGCGATAAGCCAAAGCGCTCGGCACTTTCAATAATCATTGCTGTGGCATTAGGAACATCTACCCCTACTTCAATCACAGTAGTTGATACAAGAATATGAAGTTCCCCCTTTTTAAACCGAGCCATCTCTTGCTCTTTGTCTTCCGATTTCATTTTTCCATGCACAATGCCCAACTGATATTCTGGTCGAGGAAAATCCCTGGCAATAACATCATAACCATCCATCAGGTTTTGGTAATCCAGGGTTTCTGACTCCTGAATAAGTGGATAAACAATATAAACTTGCTGACCTTTTTGGATAATTTTCTTCATACTACCTTGAACAGCCAAACGACTCTTTTCAAAATAATGTTTGGTAATAATCTCTTTACGACCGGGCGGTAATTCATCAATGACTGATGTATCTAAATCACCATAAAACGTCATAGCCAATGTTCGCGGAATGGGTGTGGCCGTCATCACCAAAACATGGGGAGGCGTTTTCGATTTAGCCCATAAGCGAGCTCTTTGAGCAACACCAAAACGATGTTGTTCGTCTATTATAGCCAATCCAAGTTTCTTAAAAACAACTTTTTCCTCCAATAAGGCATGTGTACCTATCACAATATGCATGTTTCCAGATCGGAGCTCTTCATCCAGTTTTTTTCGAACAGCTGCTTTTGATGATCCGGTTAACAATCCCACTTGCAATCCAAGTTCTTGTGTTAAGGATTGCATATTCTGAAAATGTTGATTGGCCAAAATTTCTGTTGGAGCAATAATTACCGCCTGATATCCATTATCAATGGCAATGAGCATACTCATCAAAGCAACAATGGTTTTTCCACTTCCTACATCCCCTTGCAGTAATCGGTTCATTTGCCGACCACTTTTCATGTCAATACGAATTTCTTTAATTACTCTTTTCTGTGCATTGGTTAGCTCGAAGGGTAAAATGTTGTGGTAAAAGGTATTAAAATACTCACCAACTGTAGTGAACATAAAGCCTTTATAAGCTTTCCCCCTATTTTGTTTGTATTTAAGCAATTCAAACTGAAGCACAAAGAGTTCTTCGAATTTCAGGCGATTTCTGGCTTTTTCAACCTCCGCTAAATCTTTTGGAAAATGAATTATCTGATAGGCTTCCTTTCTTGAAATCAATTTGAATTTTTTCAAAATTTCTGCAGGAAGTATTTCAGGAATATTCCACGACAAAATGCTTTGCAGTTCAATCTGTAGTTTAAATATTCCTTTGGAATCCAAGCCTTTGGCCACGGCATTTTCACTACTACTATATACAGGTTGAAACTTTACTTTTGCTTTTCTTTCATCACGTTCAGCATAAAGTTCAATTTCGGGATGAACCATATTGTAAATCGAATTAAAACGACTTGGCTTACAAAATACAAGATATTCATAGCCCTCTTTCACAATTTGTTTCATCCATTTTTGCCCCTTAAACCACACGAGCTCTATACTTCCGCTATCATCTTTTAAAGTAGCTATCAAACGTTTACTTTTCCCAGTCCCAATTTCTGAGACCCTGCTCACCACACCTTGAATTTGAATTTGAGCAGCATCTGAATTGATATCAGCAATTTTATAAATCTTACTTCTATCAACATATCGAAATGGAAAGTAGTTAAGCAAATCGTCAAATGTAAACAGCTCAAGATATTTCTTAAGCACGGCAGCCCTGGCCGGACCAACACCTTTCAGATATTCAATTTCAGTTTTTAATATGTGACTTCGATAAACCACTTTAGGATGTCAGAATAATGATTTCAGATATTGGTTTTGAGAATTATTTCCATTCCAGGCTATTGATCATATGTTTGATATCAACCGTCAGGAAATCAATTATTGGATCCATTGAATCTCGGTTTATTTGGCTGTTAAAATACAACGATCCTCTCAAAAAATGTTGTAAAGAATCGGTCACAAAAAACTGCAGAGCCGTTGCAGTACTGCCATCTAACTCATATAATTTACCACTCACTCCTTCCTGATCAGTTAGTATTAAATTTTCTCTGATGGCATCTGCTTTTACGGTATGTTTATAAACCAATTCCCTCGAATCTTTTGTCAGTATAAAAAAATGTTCAAGGTTTTCTACTCTTTTATAACTCAAATGCAATCGGGCATCAAATGGTGTATATACTATATTAAACCAGCATGGTTCCGAGTTTCTGTCTTTGTCGTCTTCTAAAGTTGCATAAATCGGATAATCGAATACAAAGTTGCAGCTGCTATCGTAATGCTGGTAGGCATGTTCAGGATAGTCAATTCTAAAATAAGCAGGTGGCTTGGGTGTATATGTATCCCTGCATGAAGTGATTCCACAAGCAATGATTAGGGAAAACAAAAGAAATTGTATTTTGTAGTTAAACATTTGACAAAAATACTAAAAACCTAAGTT contains:
- a CDS encoding gliding motility lipoprotein GldD, with translation MFSLIIACGITSCRDTYTPKPPAYFRIDYPEHAYQHYDSSCNFVFDYPIYATLEDDKDRNSEPCWFNIVYTPFDARLHLSYKRVENLEHFFILTKDSRELVYKHTVKADAIRENLILTDQEGVSGKLYELDGSTATALQFFVTDSLQHFLRGSLYFNSQINRDSMDPIIDFLTVDIKHMINSLEWK
- the recG gene encoding ATP-dependent DNA helicase RecG, translated to MVYRSHILKTEIEYLKGVGPARAAVLKKYLELFTFDDLLNYFPFRYVDRSKIYKIADINSDAAQIQIQGVVSRVSEIGTGKSKRLIATLKDDSGSIELVWFKGQKWMKQIVKEGYEYLVFCKPSRFNSIYNMVHPEIELYAERDERKAKVKFQPVYSSSENAVAKGLDSKGIFKLQIELQSILSWNIPEILPAEILKKFKLISRKEAYQIIHFPKDLAEVEKARNRLKFEELFVLQFELLKYKQNRGKAYKGFMFTTVGEYFNTFYHNILPFELTNAQKRVIKEIRIDMKSGRQMNRLLQGDVGSGKTIVALMSMLIAIDNGYQAVIIAPTEILANQHFQNMQSLTQELGLQVGLLTGSSKAAVRKKLDEELRSGNMHIVIGTHALLEEKVVFKKLGLAIIDEQHRFGVAQRARLWAKSKTPPHVLVMTATPIPRTLAMTFYGDLDTSVIDELPPGRKEIITKHYFEKSRLAVQGSMKKIIQKGQQVYIVYPLIQESETLDYQNLMDGYDVIARDFPRPEYQLGIVHGKMKSEDKEQEMARFKKGELHILVSTTVIEVGVDVPNATAMIIESAERFGLSQLHQLRGRVGRGGDQSYCILMTGNKLTTDARTRLETMVRTNDGFKIAEVDLNIRGPGDLAGTQQSGLMNFRIANLATDHKILNAARVAASHIIENDPELIDPENQGLKLFLKEQAQQKFNWSKIS